Genomic window (Nymphaea colorata isolate Beijing-Zhang1983 chromosome 1, ASM883128v2, whole genome shotgun sequence):
ATAAGGAACAGTGATAATAATGACATGTCGCAACCACCAAGACAGGAGCAGGGGATTTGTTTATTTTACTATCAGTACATGAAGAATATGAATTATCtgtttcaaaaaagaaaagaactcaGACATGCGGTACATATGCATTGAATCTTGGAGTGTAGAAGTAGATGGGCCTTCGATTGGCAGGTTGTACTGGCCTCGCATTAGCCTCGTAATTCTGTTATCAGAAAGGCAGAAGAATAGGAATCAGACACTTTAGTAGCCAAAGACACCACGAGACATTGTTCTGCGATGGCCAACTGGCAAATTAAGTCAAAGCTCTTCATTAGTTTTAAACAAGTGTATatcacaaaaaaatggaaaagaaaaggggcaGACAGCTGATTtttaacacatatatatatattggcaaaGCCTAAATCACTTATGTGAAAGTACGAAAAAACTAGTCGTCTTAAACTTTTGCTAAAAATTATTGTAAACAACACGAAACATTGTAATGTATTTGTAAATACTAATTGTATCGATAAACACCGTCACAAAAGGTGCATTTACAACCACAAGTTGCTTAGCCACCGTTTTTAATTATAGAGTGCAGTATTCAGCGTGGCTGGCTGGTTTCAAAATATGTGTAAAAAGGTATGGTTATGAAAAACAAAGATTTGAAAATACAAGTTAAGTTTGTGCCAACTTACGATGATTTGGACGGGaagaagaattaaaaaaaaaggtgtatACTCACGTCGTGGACCGCGTCCTTCAGCAACTTCACCTGCTCCCTGGAAACTGTCCTCACCTGAAATCCACCCCATGTAAACATGTCAAAAGACGAAACTTAATAATATTCACACGGTTTCCCAAAGTTCACCGAGTTCTTTGATTTCTGCGGCGGAAAATCTAGCAGAAgtgaataataataatagtcaTAGTAATAATTGCAGACTTAATTACCTTCTTAGATATGGTCCAGATGACGCCCTCGGTGCATGGAGGAGTGGTGAGGGATCCCAAGTATCTGTAGTACTTCCTACTCCCAATCTTCACTCCCCTAGGATCCAAAATGCCCGCTTCCATCTCCGCTTCTTTCTTGTCGATAACCTTCTTTATCTCATCGCTCAACTGTAGAAGCAATAGATCGCCTCAAATTAATCATCTCACTGATGGTCTTTCCCACCATTCAGATGATGCAGAAAACGCGTTCGACATAACATCACAGAGAGAGAATACTAGCCTGCTGAAGAAAGGTGTCTTGGCGGCCGATCTTGTAGAGGATTCCCACGACAGCAGTCTGGTTGTCTTCGGTTTGATGGACCATGTGGAGCTCCAGGTCGTATCTCCTCCCATTGATCGTGTGCTCAGAGGGAGAATGCCAATGCAATTGTCTCAGAAAGAACTCTGTCCCGTTTATGTACATGGCTCCCGCTCCGCTCTCCCATTTCAACTGCTCCCCACAACAAAAATAAAGCGCCAGTTAACAATTCCACACCCGCATATTCATGATCACAGCAAACCGATATCCTTCTAACATCCATTCGATCACTCTGTTATAGAGCTCATCTATAAATCCAAGAAACACAGGATTTGTTCATCATGGGTTGCAGCTCGACTATAAAACTCACTGCTCATTATGACAGACTCTGAGGAACCTACAGCAAACGCCTATTTAAATACTGTGATCCTGTGATCTAAAGCCGTTTCCTGCTAAAGGTTATACCTTGTATGCAGATCACAGAcccaaggaaagaaaaacagagaaagacATATAACAGTAGAATAGGAAAAGCAAAGCTAAAATTTTCGGCCCCAGTCACGGATATGACTAGCATATGATCATTTCTTTTAGGAGGAAAAAATTGAGGATAAAACCTTACCATGATATCATGGCCTCTGTTTTTTATGGTTCCTTTTGCGGGCATGTAGGTCCTCCTGAGTCTGCCCAAGTGAGGCAACACCACGACCCTCTCATTCAACAGATCAATGGGCGACTGCATGCGCCCACGGCTGCAATTGCTCCACTCCTTGTGAAGCTCTCCCCAGTGT
Coding sequences:
- the LOC116266105 gene encoding alpha carbonic anhydrase 7-like isoform X4; translated protein: MASFLSVLFVLHALAFLAAYPLLVASQEVEDEKEFDYRKGSVKGPEHWGELHKEWSNCSRGRMQSPIDLLNERVVVLPHLGRLRRTYMPAKGTIKNRGHDIMLKWESGAGAMYINGTEFFLRQLHWHSPSEHTINGRRYDLELHMVHQTEDNQTAVVGILYKIGRQDTFLQQLSDEIKKVIDKKEAEMEAGILDPRGVKIGSRKYYRYLGSLTTPPCTEGVIWTISKKVRTVSREQVKLLKDAVHDNYEANARPVQPANRRPIYFYTPRFNAYVPHV